TTCCAGACGGTCGCTTTCTTTTAGAATAATTGAAAGAAAATGAGAAAGAGTTTTTTCATCCTTCATTGCGCCGTCCAGCAAGGTTTCCGAGAATCCTTTAATCGATGTGATCGGGGTTTTTAATTCGTGGGAAACGTTGGCAACAAAATCTTTCCTCATTTGCTCAAGCTTGCTCATTTCTGTAATGTCATGAAAAACAAGAACGATTCCCTTCCATTCCTCATTGTTTCCGGTAATTGGAGCACCTTCCACTTCAAAATAGCGCCTTTCTATGCGAAACGGAAGATGAATCAGCCTTTTTGCTTTCGATTCCGTCATAAAGATTTCTTCTACCAGATGGATGACTTCTTCATGCTGAAAGGCCTCATAATACAAATGATATAAAAATGTTTCCGGCTGAATTTGGAATTGCTCCTTAAATGCCCGGTTGACTAAATTAATATAGCCTCTTCCATCGATAAGAATCAGTCCGGATCCCATATTCTCGATTAAGGTTTGCAATCGGTCTTGCTGCATTTGCTGGGCACGGGTCATGTCCTGTAAATTTCTAGCTAAAATATTAATCGATTGGCTCAGCATGCTCGTTTCATTCATATGCTCTTCATAGGTTCTTGCATCATAATTTCCTCTAGCAAGCTCCATGGCAACCTTCGTGGCTGATTCGATCGGCGTCGTATACCTGGACGTGATTTTCAGACCTGTAAAGAGCAGAATTAACAAAGCAACACCTAATCCCCCTGCCAGCGCCCACCACATTTGCCGTTCCATCTCTTGCATTGAGTATGCAGGACTGCTGAGCAGCAGATAACCTTGTTCTCCGTTTGCCGCATCGAAGGGTACAGCATAATGCAGAAACCGGGAATCCCAATCTTCCACTTGAAATCCAGGTAATTCACGTTCATGCTCGAGCATTTCTTTTATGATGGTTTTATCATGATTTCCATTGTGTCCGCTCTCAAAAATTACATTCCCGCTTTCATCCAGAAGCATGGCCTGCCCCTGTAAATGCTGAACTGCTTTTTTTAAGAGATCTTCGTTTTCTGCAGACTTGAGATTTTCTGTATCCAGCAAGGATTCAACAAGCCCTGCTTCATGCCGGATTTGATCGTTTGCTTTTTCTTCATAAAATCGGTTAAAAAGCAGATCCAATATCAGCCCAAGGGCAATAAAGACTGCGATAACCAAAGTAAACAAAGCAAGAAAAAGCCGTAAACGAAAATTATTCATTCGCTTTCGGCTCCTCGAGTTTATATCCAAGACCCCTGATTGTTTTTATATAGATCGGTTTCTTAGTGTTTCTTTCTATTTTTTCACGCAGATGGCTGATATGCACATCGACAATTCTCGTGTCGCCTGCGAAGTCGTAATTCCAAACTGCGCTTAAGAGCTGGTCTCTCGTTAGCACTCTTCCTTTATGGCGTGAAAGGTAAAGTAAAAGCTCGAACTCTTTTGGTGTCAATTCAAGCTGCTCTGACAAAAAGTAGGCTTCATAATGCTCAGGAAGTATTCTCAGATCACCGATTCTCACTTGTTCTACATCTTCATCCACATCATTTTCCGGAAGAAAAGAAGCAGTCTGAGACCTCCTTAATATCGCCTTTACCCTTGCAACCACTTCTCTTGGGCTGAACGGTTTTGTCATGTAATCATCTGCCCCGAGTTCAAGGCCAAGCACTTTATCAAATTCATCGTCTTTTGCAGTTAACATGAGAATAGGAATCATCAGTTTCTGCTGTCTAAGCTGCTTACAGACCTCAATACCATCCAATTTTGGCAGCATGAGATCCAAAACGATGAGATCCGGATGATGCTCGACAGCTTTTTGAAGGGCTTCTTCCCCATCCATTGCTGTCTGGACATCATATCCAGACTGATTTAGGTTATATTGAAGAAGAGTCAGAATTGATTCTTCATCATCAACGACTAAAATGTTTTTACTCATTTTGTTCCTCCAGCTTCAAATTTCCCCAACATCCATTTTCTATCTATAATTCACTATTTATCTTTATTTTAACGAAACCTTCACAATTCGACAAATGATATTTTTGGAAGCTTCTTACGCAAAAAAAGAAACCACTTCTGTGATTTCTGAATGTAAAGTGCAGTTTCATCCAGTTATTTCTCAAAGCTTGACTTGCACTTTTAACCGTTCTTTAACACGGAAAAAACAAGAAGGCCTAAAAAAGCCTTCTTGCCTAACAATTACGTTAGAGACAAAACGTTCATGACATTTTTAACAGATTCAGCTGATCGATTCAGCTGGATTTTTTCATCATCGGTTAATTCAAGCTCAATAATTTTTTCTAGTCCGTTTCCGCCGATAATCGTTGGAACACCGAGGAAAATGCCATCGTACCCATATTCGCCTTCGAGATAGGCAATGGCCGGAAGAACGCGGCGTTGGTCCTTTAAAATGGCTTCAATCATTTCCACTAACGATGCCGCAGGAGCGTAATATGCACTGCCGTTTCCTAGAAGGCTGACAATTTCTCCTCCGCCCTTTCTCGTCCGTTCAACGATTTGATCAATCCGCTCTTGCGGAAGAAGGGTTTGTAGCGGAATCCCTCCTGCATAGGAGTAGCGGACGAGCGGAACCATGTCATCACCATGCCCTCCTAATACAAAGCCGGTAATATCTTTAACAGAAAGATTAAGCTCCTGAGCGACAAATGTTCTAAATCTCGCAGAATCTAATACTCCCGATTGCCCGATTACGCGTTCTTTCGGAAGACCTGACTCTTTGTACACCGTATAAGTCATGGCATCAACAGGATTCGTCAAAACTACAATTGTACAATCAGGTGAATATTTCACAACTTCGTGTGTTACGCTGCGCATAATTTTTTCATTTGTCGTCACTAAATCATCACGGCTCATTCCAGGTTTTCTGGCAATTCCAGCTGTA
This window of the Bacillus gobiensis genome carries:
- the pnpS gene encoding two-component system histidine kinase PnpS; this encodes MNNFRLRLFLALFTLVIAVFIALGLILDLLFNRFYEEKANDQIRHEAGLVESLLDTENLKSAENEDLLKKAVQHLQGQAMLLDESGNVIFESGHNGNHDKTIIKEMLEHERELPGFQVEDWDSRFLHYAVPFDAANGEQGYLLLSSPAYSMQEMERQMWWALAGGLGVALLILLFTGLKITSRYTTPIESATKVAMELARGNYDARTYEEHMNETSMLSQSINILARNLQDMTRAQQMQQDRLQTLIENMGSGLILIDGRGYINLVNRAFKEQFQIQPETFLYHLYYEAFQHEEVIHLVEEIFMTESKAKRLIHLPFRIERRYFEVEGAPITGNNEEWKGIVLVFHDITEMSKLEQMRKDFVANVSHELKTPITSIKGFSETLLDGAMKDEKTLSHFLSIILKESDRLESLIHDLLELSKLEKQDFHLVAETCDIKEIINDVANILSYRAEEKGIDIVLELPEEQVEVEGDPHRLKQVFINLMSNAVAYTSEKGSVNVTLKQLKDKVIAQVADTGIGIKKEHIPRIFERFYRVDRARSRNSGGTGLGLAIVKHIIEIHGGRIDVESELGKGTIFTIELNRNL
- a CDS encoding response regulator transcription factor, which produces MSKNILVVDDEESILTLLQYNLNQSGYDVQTAMDGEEALQKAVEHHPDLIVLDLMLPKLDGIEVCKQLRQQKLMIPILMLTAKDDEFDKVLGLELGADDYMTKPFSPREVVARVKAILRRSQTASFLPENDVDEDVEQVRIGDLRILPEHYEAYFLSEQLELTPKEFELLLYLSRHKGRVLTRDQLLSAVWNYDFAGDTRIVDVHISHLREKIERNTKKPIYIKTIRGLGYKLEEPKANE
- the mdh gene encoding malate dehydrogenase — translated: MGKKNRSKVSVIGAGFTGATTAFLTAQKELADVVLVDIPQLENPTKGKALDMLEASPVQGFDANVTGTSNYEDTAGSDIVVITAGIARKPGMSRDDLVTTNEKIMRSVTHEVVKYSPDCTIVVLTNPVDAMTYTVYKESGLPKERVIGQSGVLDSARFRTFVAQELNLSVKDITGFVLGGHGDDMVPLVRYSYAGGIPLQTLLPQERIDQIVERTRKGGGEIVSLLGNGSAYYAPAASLVEMIEAILKDQRRVLPAIAYLEGEYGYDGIFLGVPTIIGGNGLEKIIELELTDDEKIQLNRSAESVKNVMNVLSLT